One window of the Solanum stenotomum isolate F172 chromosome 11, ASM1918654v1, whole genome shotgun sequence genome contains the following:
- the LOC125844332 gene encoding beta-D-glucosyl crocetin beta-1,6-glucosyltransferase-like isoform X1, which yields MAKQVTEPLSTLRVLMFPFLAYGHISPFLNVAKKLADREFLIYLCSTPINLKYASKKIPEKYADSIQLVEFHLPELPELPPHYHTTNDLPPHLHHTLQKALKMSKPNFSKILENLKPDLVIYDILQQWAERVANEHNIPAVKLLTSGATVFSYFTISLNKPGDVFPFPEIYLRKSEQVKMNETLKCAKEVEPDDGDRQADGNRQIMLMSSSRIIEAKYIDYCTDFLNLKVIPVGPPVQDSITDDADDMELIDWLGTKDENSTVFVSFGSEYFLSNEDMEEVAFALELSNVNFVWVARFPKGEERNLEHALPKGFLERIGERGRVLDKFAPQPRILNHPSTGGFISHCGWNSVMESIDFGVPIIAMPMHLEQPMNARLIVELGVAVEIVRDDDGKIHRGEITEILKCVITGETEENVRAKMRDISKNLKSVRGEEMDAAAQELIQLCRNSNKCK from the coding sequence ATGGCTAAACAAGTTACAGAGCCTCTTAGTACTTTGAGGGTACTGATGTTCCCATTTTTGGCTTATGGACACATCTCTCCATTTCTAAACGTAGCCAAGAAACTCGCGGATAGGGAATTCTTGATTTACCTCTGTTCTACGCCCATCAATCTCAAATATGCCAGCAAAAAAATCCCCGAAAAGTATGCTGATTCGATTCAGCTTGTCGAATTTCACTTACCAGAATTACCCGAACTTCCTCCTCATTACCATACGACCAATGATCTCCCACCCCATCTCCATCACACCCTTCAAAAAGCCCTGAAAATGTCCAAACCAAACTTCTCAAAAATCTTGGAAAATTTGAAACCTGATTTGGTGATATATGACATATTGCAGCAATGGGCTGAACGTGTCGCGAATGAACACAACATTCCAGCAGTTAAGCTCCTAACTTCGGGTGCAACTGTGTTTTCGTATTTTACCATATCACTGAATAAACCAGGGGATGTATTCCCATTCCCTGAAATTTATCTCaggaaaagtgaacaagtaaaaatgaatgaaacGTTAAAATGTGCTAAAGAGGTAGAACCTGATGATGGGGATCGTCAGGCTGATGGAAATAGGCAAATCATGTTGATGAGTAGCTCTAGAATTATAGAGGCCAAATACATAGATTATTGCACTGATTTCCTCAATTTGAAGGTTATTCCAGTTGGTCCACCAGTCCAAGATTCGATCACTGATGACGCTGACGACATGGAGCTTATAGATTGGTTAGGAACAAAAGATGAGAATTCAACTGTTTTCGTCTCCTTTGGGAGTGAGTATTTCTTGTCAAATGAAGATATGGAAGAAGTAGCTTTCGCGTTGGAGTTAAGTAATGTTAATTTCGTATGGGTTGCAAGATTTCCAAAAGGTGAAGAGCGAAATCTTGAACATGCATTACCaaaaggttttcttgaaagaattGGAGAAAGGGGAAGAGTTTTGGACAAATTTGCACCACAACCAAGAATTCTAAATCATCCGAGTACGGGAGGATTTATAAGTCATTGTGGTTGGAATTCAGTAATGGAAAGTATAGATTTCGGGGTTCCTATAATTGCCATGCCTATGCATCTTGAACAACCAATGAATGCGAGGTTGATTGTAGAATTGGGAGTCGCAGTGGAGATTGTAAGAGATGATGATGGGAAAATTCACAGAGGAGAAATCACAGAAATTCTTAAATGTGTCATAACAGGGGAAACAGAGGAAAATGTGAGGGCTAAAATGAGAGATATCAGCAAGAATTTGAAATCTGTAAGAGGTGAAGAGATGGATGCTGCTGCTCAGGAGCTAATTCAACTTTGTAGGAATAGTAATAAGTGCAAATAA
- the LOC125844357 gene encoding beta-D-glucosyl crocetin beta-1,6-glucosyltransferase-like: MATLKVLMFPWLAYGHISPFLNVAKKLADRGFLIYLCSTPINLKSTIKKIPEKYADSIHLIELHLPELPELPPQYHSTNGLPPHLNNTLHKALEMSKPNFSKILQNLKPDLVIYDMLQQWAEHVANEQNIPAVKLITFGAAVFSYLFYLVKKPEAVFPFPAINLSKIEQEKMYAKDFEDRLVDGNIQIMLISTSRTIEAKYIDHCTELINWKVVPVGPPVQDPITNNPDDKELMNWLGTKDKNSTVFVSFGSEYFLSKEDMEEVAFGLELSNVNFIWVARFPKGEDQNLEDALPKGFLQRIGERGRVLDKFAPQPRILNHPSTGGFISHCGWNSVMESVDFGVPIIAMPIQYDQPSNARLIVELGVAVEIVRDDNGKIHRGEIVKTLKDVITGKTGENLRGKVRDISKNLKSIRGEKMDTAAEVLIQLCKNSNECK; encoded by the coding sequence ATGGCTACTTTGAAGGTACTCATGTTTCCATGGTTAGCTTATGGACACATTTCTCCATTTCTAAACGTAGCCAAGAAACTCGCGGACAGGGGATTCTTGATTTACCTCTGTTCTACACCGATAAATCTCAAATCCACCATCAAGAAAATCCCTGAAAAGTATGCTGATTCGATTCACCTTATCGAACTTCACTTACCAGAATTACCCGAACTTCCTCCTCAATACCATAGTACCAATGGTCTCCCGCCCCATCTCAATAACACCCTTCATAAGGCCCTGGAAATGTCCAAACCAAACTTTTCGAAAATCTTGCAAAATCTGAAACCTGATTTGGTGATTTATGACATGTTGCAGCAATGGGCTGAACATGTCGCGAATGAACAGAACATTCCAGCTGTCAAGCTCATAACTTTTGGTGCAGCCGTGTTTTCATATCTTTTTTACTTAGTGAAGAAACCAGAGGCTGTATTCCCATTCCCTGCTATTAATCTCAGCAAAATTGAACAAGAAAAAATGTATGCTAAAGATTTCGAGGATCGTTTAGTGGATGGAAATATTCAAATCATGTTGATAAGTACCTCTAGAACTATAGAGGCAAAATACATAGATCATTGCACTGAATTGATCAATTGGAAGGTTGTTCCTGTTGGTCCACCAGTCCAAGATCCAATCACTAACAACCCGGACGACAAGGAGCTCATGAATTGGCTAGGAACAAAAGATAAGAATTCAACTGTTTTTGTCTCCTTTGGGAGTGAGTATTTCTTGTCAAAAGAAGATATGGAAGAAGTAGCTTTCGGGTTAGAGCTAAGTAATGTTAATTTCATATGGGTTGCAAGATTTCCAAAAGGGGAAGaccaaaatcttgaagatgCATTGCCAAAGGGTTTTCTTCAAAGAATTGGAGAAAGGGGAAGAGTTTTGGACAAATTTGCACCACAGCCAAGAATTCTAAATCATCCGAGTACGGGAGGATTTATAAGTCATTGTGGTTGGAATTCAGTAATGGAAAGTGTAGATTTTGGGGTTCCTATAATAGCTATGCCTATACAGTATGATCAACCATCAAATGCTAGGTTGATAGTAGAATTGGGAGTCGCCGTAGAGATTGTTAGAGATGATAATGGGAAAATTCATAGAGGAGAAATCGTGAAAACTCTTAAAGATGTCATAACAGGGAAAACAGGGGAAAATTTGAGGGGCAAAGTTAGAGATATCAGCAAGAATTTGAAATCTATAAGAGGTGAAAAGATGGATACTGCTGCTGAAGTGCTGATTCAACTTTGTAAGAATAGTAATGAGTGCAAATAG
- the LOC125844347 gene encoding beta-D-glucosyl crocetin beta-1,6-glucosyltransferase-like yields MATNLRVLMFPWLAYGHISPFLNIAKQLADRGFLIYLCSTLINLESIIKKIPEKYSESICFVELHLPELPELPPHYHTTNGLPPHLNHTLHKALKMSKPNFSKILQNLKPDLVIYDILQPWAEYVVNEHNIPAVKILTSGAALFSYFFNFLKNPGVEFPFPAIYLPKVEQVRMREMFEKEPNEEDRLAEGNMQIMLMCTSRTIEAKYLDYCTELSNWKVVPVGPPFQDSITNEADDKELIDWLGTKDENSTVFVCFGSEYFLSKEDMEEVAFGLELSNVNFIWVARFPKGEEQNLEDVLPKGFLERIGERGRVLDKFAPQPRILNHPSTGGFISHCGWNSVMESLDFGVPIIAMPMHNDQPINAKLIVELGVAMEIVRDDDGNIHRGEIMETLKDIITGETGEILRGKLRDINKNLKSIREEEMNAAAEELIQLCRNSNKYK; encoded by the coding sequence ATGGCTACTAATTTGAGGGTACTGATGTTTCCATGGTTGGCTTATGGACACATTTCTCCATTTCTAAACATAGCCAAGCAACTCGCAGACAGAGGATTCTTGATTTACCTCTGTTCTACGCTAATCAATCTCGAATCCATCATCAAGAAAATCCCTGAAAAATACTCTGAATCAATTTGTTTTGTCGAACTTCACTTACCCGAATTGCCTGAACTTCCTCCTCATTACCATACTACCAATGGTCTCCCACCCCATCTCAATCACACCCTTCATAAGGCCCTGAAAATGTCCAAACCAAACTTCTCCAAAATCTTGCAAAATCTGAAACCTGATTTGGTGATTTACGACATATTGCAGCCGTGGGCTGAATATGTCGTAAATGAACACAACATTCCAGCAGTCAAGATCCTAACTTCAGGTGCAGCTCTGTTTTCGtattttttcaactttctaaagAATCCAGGGGTTGAATTCCCTTTCCCTGCTATTTATCTCCCGAAAGTTGAGCAAGTAAGGATGAGAGAAATGTTCGAGAAAGAACCTAATGAAGAGGATCGTCTAGCTGAGGGAAATATGCAAATCATGTTGATGTGTACGTCTAGAACTATCGAGGCCAAATACTTAGATTATTGCACTGAATTGAGCAATTGGAAAGTTGTTCCAGTTGGTCCACCATTCCAAGATTCGATCACTAATGAAGCGGACGACAAAGAGCTCATTGATTGGCTAGGAACAAAAGATGAGAATTCAACTGTTTTTGTCTGCTTTGGAAGTGAGTATTTCTTGTCAAAAGAAGATATGGAGGAAGTAGCTTTCGGGTTGGAGTTAAGTAATGTTAATTTCATATGGGTTGCAAGATTTCCGAAAGGTGAAGAGCAAAATCTTGAAGATGTATTGCCaaaaggttttcttgaaagaattGGAGAAAGGGGAAGAGTTTTGGACAAATTTGCACCACAACCAAGAATTCTAAATCATCCGAGTACGGGAGGATTTATAAGTCATTGTGGATGGAATTCAGTAATGGAAAGTTTAGATTTTGGGGTTCCTATAATTGCAATGCCTATGCATAATGATCAACCAATAAATGCTAAGTTGATAGTTGAATTGGGAGTCGCAATGGAAATTGTTAGAGATGATGATGGGAATATTCACAGAGGAGAAATCATGGAAACTCTTAAAGATATCATAACAGGGGAAACAGGGGAAATTTTGAGGGGCAAACTGAGAGATATCAACAAGAATTTGAAATCTATAAGAGAGGAAGAGATGAATGCTGCTGCTGAAGAGCTAATTCAACTTTGTAGGAATAGTAATAAGTACAAATAA